The proteins below come from a single Tissierella sp. MB52-C2 genomic window:
- a CDS encoding glycerol-3-phosphate acyltransferase has translation MKSYLIAIIIGYLFGCLQWSYILSKTFLNVDIRTLGAGNAGASNTVISLGWKWGVLVGILDILKAIISIFIIKYLFKISFIEENSFFLYLNGLFVILGHDFPFFMNFKGGKGAASLLGILIGLNYKLGILGFFVILIITILANYIALGTLGLNILLVLSAIYLNMGLNSIIISLIILFIGIYLHIPNIQRILNKTEKGLRDVLKKKAQNI, from the coding sequence TTGAAATCCTATCTTATTGCTATAATTATAGGATATTTATTTGGATGTTTACAGTGGTCTTATATATTGAGTAAAACATTTTTAAATGTAGATATTAGAACTCTTGGTGCAGGTAATGCGGGAGCATCTAATACAGTGATTTCTCTAGGTTGGAAATGGGGTGTCTTAGTTGGCATTCTAGATATATTAAAAGCAATTATTTCTATTTTTATTATAAAATATTTATTTAAAATTTCCTTTATAGAAGAAAATAGTTTTTTTCTCTATTTAAATGGATTATTTGTTATATTAGGACATGATTTTCCTTTCTTTATGAATTTCAAAGGAGGAAAAGGTGCTGCATCTCTCTTGGGAATCTTAATAGGATTAAATTATAAACTAGGAATATTAGGTTTTTTTGTTATTTTAATTATAACAATTTTGGCAAACTATATAGCCTTAGGTACTTTAGGTTTAAATATCCTTCTTGTATTATCAGCTATATATCTTAATATGGGTCTAAATTCTATAATTATATCTTTGATTATTTTATTTATAGGGATTTATCTTCATATACCAAATATACAGCGAATTTTAAATAAGACAGAAAAAGGATTACGGGATGTATTAAAGAAAAAAGCACAAAATATATAG